A portion of the Fundulus heteroclitus isolate FHET01 unplaced genomic scaffold, MU-UCD_Fhet_4.1 scaffold_211, whole genome shotgun sequence genome contains these proteins:
- the LOC118559050 gene encoding type-2 ice-structuring protein-like encodes MESKQPLKLLHNSSALPSSPYNIRLKLPASSTFKMRALRLSASICALMVLTNALAVPEAKSDDDETAEINLEKRSPYCSRGWTRFNGRCFRYIATPMSWSTAEKNCRSMNANLASVQNIGEYYKIQKLILMRSNKYTETWIGGSDAQQERLWLWSDGTPFRFTFWCSGKPNNLRTQNCLRMNYRGQRCWADFQCYYLRPSVCAKKAWPILG; translated from the exons TCTGCGTTGCCCAGCTCACCCTACAACATCAGACTGAAGCTACCAGCATCTTCCACCTTCAAGATGAGAGCCCTGCGTCTTTCAGCATCCATCTGTGCCTTGATGGTTCTGACTAACGCCCTCG CTGTTCCAGAAGCAAAGTCGGATGATGACGAAACAG CGGAGATCAACCTGGAGAAGAGGTCACCCTATTGCTCCCGTGGTTGGACCAGATTCAACGGTCGCTGCTTCCGCTACATTGCAACCCCCATGAGTTGGTCCACAGCCGAG AAAAACTGTCGGTCCATGAATGCAAACCTTGCATCGGTCCAAAACATCGGGGAGTACTACAAGATCCAGAAGCTGATATTAATGAGAAGTAACAAGTACACAGAGACCTGGATCGGAGGCAGCGATGCACAGCAG gagaGACTGTGGTTATGGAGCGATGGTACTCCTTTCCGCTTTACATTCTGGTGTTCTGGAAAGCCCAATAACTTACGTACGCAGAATTGCTTACGCATGAACTATAGAG GTCAGAGGTGCTGGGCTGACTTTCAGTGCTACTACCTAAGGCCTTCTGTCTGTGCCAAGAAGGCCTGGCCAATCCTGGGCTGA